The following coding sequences lie in one Gadus morhua chromosome 20, gadMor3.0, whole genome shotgun sequence genomic window:
- the akap11 gene encoding A-kinase anchor protein 11 isoform X1 — translation MDACARIRGVPLRTRASIRKETVRDSGGQCVKSLLRTKKELCRVSVELQRGDALRLTEINFVCLPGLSEGKDASPQALSSLPVELCDLLRSLHVHSLRNDEVLLLKDSRRPAPGRDPATQCWLRVVCVLRHSPSSGPCPQAIIASLLGLLGRYAAGIRYALELQVLNRGSSESHQAEEDDTNQSVSSIEDDFVTALEHLEEEDAREAPSAAAAPYHHGTKRDVASQTIPAHKRKKDLAGSRVIIGSSAKRPASKLQCGPEVSITVQRPSAPDSQWTHYNPGTRLPEPAAAHYSESDDSDGSSPSPIIFLDEVGYQKSLLAKLDIPQVPGGPREPVEDSDSEVSEFFDSFDQFDDLDELSSDSCTLTLPLDLVNPSDPGQKKKKPSEINVGGSKYVSRGCSTKGRNLQRFDQPPLPANLKKPTPLKPGSPYSPNSEVPDSPRPVRTSCEEGPLFSPVSASAFSPLGDSGGSLEYFWKSEGDVSELRKPQDLCSLYKTYSDFASSLSREILGSVCGYQSPTDMSDNKNLSCVCHKEFQNPAGHLMKLSEIQEAVTVDKLQQRPQSLKDGIQRFATDLVEMSLGSALRDLQKGVSQCTTTLCHLAARLTSSVFQMAFHEIGMRRAIVLKERAISGLAGFLVGEAVSGALKEFLTVKKQIFNSTVSQFAADLAEELVFEGIMEVCQFSHPSTPLTPSDWSFGQGRGEAEEEDDDDEGEEVVCSYASDLSESVIQEAFIQLSQADVAFTSQAAISVSLDNVCYVSSDDTSTHTCSTVTGSQVCHADPAADGTPGPSGEDGVCTVKKALFTVSGMASCISVPQAGQALSLPTPSEETCQYKSALAPTSQTSPKRTVVTTASSDTTAATQTENYPQGPHSGPRGDASEGKSPFHHFSGNMVDMIVSEACELMTATKMKKSFGDCAEFFTKNIGSRRGSSSRPGSVSDDLPDSPLVQRAGQESFTYDGKDCGAVNQSGPPEQTSGTHIEPSQPKCASRGSGECIPGSSGGTGEMLPVTMDSLDLPGARTGVQRKTSIPREESTPSCVQKTTRTPGTPPSSPQQPTEVSKEKQIRQFSKKLKGKLAKEFSPATPPPTPRCLPEPGPGPADPSPEADKADFMVNLMRSLSEEAEGHGQEEEDEEEEQEEHGEGGPCAVHRGSAIGGTSRATARRMSNKEAFRYAERLACHIVSMATEMDTLIGAEKLEKEKEKEEDGSGSPEGVARRDSVAQFSEETLNSLWVYAGEVAGEVISDVKRLVNPGPQCPHHSALRRSSLDRPVPECHHHHHHPMASSPQYPISTATSSPGLSSQYPSCESVTDEYAGYLIRVLKKEGGSRELVLDQYASRLAYRSIKQGLTHAARKMKKKSSSARRLHSSRSLPEDWKAAGDEACQTRVGQSSVCTCPQDSEEQRQREYADLVHFSESLAYSITCDVTRKLCLPPALLPKSLTDSCIYRSPKLEDMAENLIRDAFSCPLLAEEDKGGQYHSTSSLSDGGYGAGVMQVIEHYARKIVEDTLEMGLSAAGHLGQENLRPPAHDRHAYADRLSEGACPHCTRPRAHHLHHCRHPGPRVRPKRGQECEGGAEHLLEIPKIQIDLDLRVAFAEEMVSVAMETAKRELSNTSLNADSGIGHDGASYAESLTAEIMTSALSNLCQAANPSSPGRDATESTMPQQLSVGDDSLGSWSNLSFEDEHPDENSSFLHLSDSSNGNSSSWSSLGLEGEVCEDHLSFSPSDSECPEEQETDVKEESSGTVCVDRPQPPAPKALLVLVNSEVMEPGHEPQGAVILDPQVRCMLQWAAASMAELPQVQLGTEREIQQLQAVVQRLRERECRVGDLLQALLRYCEEVQARSQLPAPSHPRETPSLPHHGTPLFQWLLEHF, via the exons ATGGACGCCTGTGCCCGCATTCGAGGGGTGCCGCTGAGGACCAGAGCGTCCATTCGAAAAGAG ACGGTGCGCGACAGCGGGGGACAGTGTGTGAAGAGCCTTCTGAGGACCAAGAAAGAGCTGTGTCGTGTGAGTGTGGAGCTGCAGAGAGGAGACGCACTCAGGTTAACCGAG ATCAATTTTGTGTGTCTTCCTGGTCTCTCTGAAGGGAAGGATGCCTCTCCACAG GCTCTGTCCTCTCTGCCCGTGGAGCTGTGTGACCTGCTCCGCTCCCTCCACGTCCACAGCCTCCGCAACGACGAGGTGCTGCTGCTCAAGGACTCGCGCCGCCCGGCCCCGGGAAGGGACCCAGCCACTCAG TGCTGGCTCAGGGTGGTGTGCGTGCTGAGGCACAGTCCCAGCTCTGGGCCCTGTCCTCAGGCCATCATCGCCTCCCTCCTGGGCCTGCTGGGGCGCTATGCCGCCGGGATCCGCTACGCCCTGGAGCTGCAGGTCCTCAACAGGGGCTCGTCCGAGTCCCACCAGGCGGAGGAGGACGACACCAACCAGTCCGTCTCGTCCATCGAGGACGACTTTGTGACCGCGCTGGAgcatctggaggaggaggacgccaGAGAGGCCCCCT CTGCAGCCGCAGCTCCGTATCACCATGGCACAAAACGTGACGTCGCGTCCCAGACCATCCCGGCCcacaagagaaagaaagacctTGCGGGGTCGCGTGTGATCATCGGCTCCTCCGCCAAGCGGCCCGCCTCCAAGCTCCAGTGTGGGCCGGAGGTGTCCATCACGGTGCAGAGACCGTCAGCCCCCGACTCCCAGTGGACCCACTACAACCCGGGGACCCGCCTCCCGGAACCCGCCGCCGCCCACTACAGCGAGTCGGACGATTCCGATGgctccagccccagccccatCATCTTCCTGGATGAGGTGGGCTACCAAAAGAGTCTGCTGGCCAAGCTGGACATCCCCCAGGTGCCCGGCGGGCCCAGGGAGCCCGTGGAGGACTCTGACTCGGAAGTCAGCGAGTTCTTCGACAGTTTTGACCAATTCGATGACCTAGACGAGCTGAGCTCCGACAGCTGCACCCTCACCCTGCCTCTGGACCTCGTGAACCCCTCAGACCCGGGCCAGAAAAAGAAGAAGCCGTCCGAGATCAATGTAGGTGGCTCCAAATACGTGTCTCGAGGCTGCTCCACCAAGGGTAGGAACCTGCAGCGCTTTGACCAGCCCCCCCTTCCCGCCAATCTGAAAAAGCCTACACCTCTAAAACCCGGATCACCCTACTCCCCGAACTCTGAAGTGCCCGACTCCCCCCGTCCTGTGCGGACGTCCTGCGAGGAGGGTCCGCTTTTCAGCCCCGTTAGCGCCTCGGCCTTCAGCCCCCTGGGCGACTCCGGAGGTTCACTGGAGTACTTTTGGAAATCAGAGGGAGACGTCTCAGAGCTGCGCAAGCCCCAGGACCTTTGCTCGCTCTACAAGACCTACTCCGACTTCGCCAGCAGTCTGTCGAGGGAGATCCTGGGCTCGGTGTGCGGCTACCAGTCCCCGACGGACATGTCGGACAACAAGAACCTGAGCTGCGTCTGCCACAAGGAGTTCCAGAACCCCGCCGGCCACCTGATGAAGCTCTCCGAGATCCAGGAGGCCGTGACGGTGGACAAGCTGCAGCAGAGGCCTCAGTCCCTGAAGGACGGCATCCAGCGCTTCGCCACAGACCTGGTGGAAATGAGCTTGGGCAGCGCCCTGCGGGACCTCCAGAAGGGCGTGTCCCAGTGCACCACCACGCTCTGCCACCTGGCCGCCAGGCTCACCTCCTCCGTGTTCCAGATGGCCTTCCACGAGATCGGTATGCGCCGCGCCATCGTGCTGAAGGAGCGGGCCATCAGCGGCCTGGCCGGCTTCCTGGTCGGCGAGGCCGTGTCCGGGGCGCTCAAGGAGTTCCTGACGGTCAAAAAGCAGATCTTCAACAGCACGGTGTCCCAGTTTGCTGCAGACCTGGCCGAGGAACTGGTGTTTGAGGGCATCATGGAGGTGTGTCAGTTCTCCCACCCCTCGACCCCGCTCACCCCTAGTGACTGGTCCTTCGGCCAAGGGAGAGgcgaggcagaggaggaggacgatgacgacgaaggagaggaggtggtgtgCTCCTATGCTTCAGACCTGTCGGAGTCGGTCATACAGGAGGCTTTCATACAACTCTCCCAGGCTGACGTGGCCTTCACGAGCCAGGCAGCCATCAGTGTTTCTCTGGACAACGTCTGCTACGTCAGCTCCGAcgacaccagcacacacacctgcagtaCCGTCACCGGTTCGCAGGTGTGCCACGCCGACCCGGCCGCCGACGGGACCCCCGGCCCGTCAGGGGAGGACGGGGTGTGCACGGTGAAGAAAGCGCTGTTTACAGTGTCGGGCATGGCCAGCTGCATTTCTGTGCCACAGGCAGGCCAAGCCCTTTCCCTCCCCACGCCCTCCGAAGAGACGTGTCAGTATAAGTCAGCCCTGGCCCCCACGTCACAGACCAGCCCCAAGAGGACAGTTGTGACGACAGCCTCTTCagacaccaccgccgccacgcaGACTGAGAACTACCCTCAAGGACCCCACTCCGGTCCCCGGGGAGACGCCTCCGAAGGGAAGTCCCCTTTCCACCACTTCTCTGGCAACATGGTGGACATGATCGTCAGCGAGGCATGTGAGCTTATGACCGCTACCAAGATGAAAAAGAGTTTTGGTGACTGCGCAGAGTTTTTCACCAAGAATATAGGGAGCAGGAGAGGCTCCTCTTCTAGGCCTGGTTCGGTCAGCGACGATCTTCCTGACTCACCGCTGGTGCAGAGAGCTGGCCAGGAGAGCTTCACATACGACGGCAAGGACTGTGGGGCTGTGAATCAAAGCGGTCCCCCTGAACAGACGTCAGGAACACACATTGAGCCGTCTCAGCCAAAATGTGCaagcagaggtagtggggagtGTATCCCTGGTAGTAGTGGTGGGACAGGGGAGATGCTTCCTGTGACCATGGACTCTTTAGATTTGCCCGGAGCCAGGACAGGAGTCCAGAGGAAGACCTCCATCCCCAGGGAGGAGTCCACCCCAAGCTGCGTTCAGAAGACCACACGGACACCCGGAACCCCTCCTTCTAGCCCCCAGCAGCCCACCGAGGTGTCGAAGGAGAAACAGATCAGGCAGTTCTCCAAGAAATTAAAAGGCAAGCTGGCCAAGGAGTTCTCCCCAGCGACCCCACCACCTACCCCCCGCTGCCTACCGGAGCCCGGTCCTGGGCCGGCAGACCCTAGCCCCGAGGCAGACAAGGCCGACTTTATGGTGAATCTGATGCGGTCGCTGTCGGAGGAGGCTGAGGGCCacggacaggaggaagaggacgaggaggaagagcaagagGAACACGGAGAAGGCGGGCCTTGCGCCGTCCACCGAGGCTCGGCGATCGGAGGCACCTCAAGGGCGACTGCTCGCAGGATGTCCAACAAGGAGGCCTTCCGCTATGCCGAACGGCTTGCCTGTCACATTGTATCCATGGCGACGGAGATGGACACCCTGATTGGGGCTgagaagctggagaaggagaaggagaaagaggaggatggGTCAGGGAGCCCAGAGGGAGTTGCGAGGAGGGACAGCGTGGCTCAGTTCTCGGAGGAGACCCTCAACTCACTGTGGGTTTACGCCGGCGAGGTGGCGGGGGAAGTCATCAGTGACGTGAAGCGGTTGGTCAACCCAGGTCCGCAGTGTCCCCATCACAGCGCCCTGCGCAGAAGTAGCCTGGACAGGCCAGTCCCTGAgtgtcaccaccatcaccatcatccaaTGGCTTCCAGCCCCCAGTATCCCAtctccaccgccacctccagcCCAGGCTTGTCCTCCCAGTACCCCAGCTGCGAGAGCGTGACTGACGAGTATGCCGGCTACCTCATCAGGGTGCTGAAGAAGGAGGGAGGCAGCAGGGAACTCGTGCTGGACCAGTACGCCAGCCGCTTGGCCTACCGCTCCATCAAGCAAGGCCTGACCCACGCCGCCCgcaagatgaagaagaagtcTTCCAGCGCTCGTCGACTCCACTCGTCCAGGTCCCTACCGGAGGATTGGAAGGCAGCCGGGGATGAGGCGTGCCAGACAAGGGTCGGACAGAGCAGCGTGTGCACTTGCCCCCAGGACTCTGAGGAACAGCGTCAGCGGGAGTACGCCGACTTGGTCCACTTTTCGGAGTCGTTGGCGTACAGCATCACCTGCGACGTGACGCGGAAGCTGTGCCTGCCGCCCGCGCTCCTGCCCAAGTCTCTGACAGACTCCTGTATCTACAGAAGCCCCAAACTGGAGGACATGGCCGAGAATCTGATCAGAGACGCCTTctcctgccccctgctggccgaggAAGATAAGGGCGGGCAATACCACAGCACCAGCAGCCTGAGTGATGGGGGCTACGGCGCCGGGGTCATGCAGGTCATAGAGCACTATGCCAGGAAGATAGTGGAGGACACCCTGGAGATGGGTCTTTCTGCGGCCGGCCACTTGGGCCAGGAGAACCTGAGGCCCCCGGCTCACGACAGACACGCCTACGCGGACAGGCTGTCGGAGGGAGCCTGCCCCCACTGCACCAGGCCCAGGgcgcaccacctccaccactgtcGGCACCCGGGCCCCAGGGTGAGGCCCAAGCGGGGCCAGGAGTGCGAGGGCGGAGCGGAACACCTCCTGGAGATCCCCAAGATCCAGATCGACCTGGACCTCCGCGTGGCATTCGCCGAGGAGATGGTCTCCGTCGCCATGGAGACGGCCAAGCGGGAGCTGAGCAACACCAGCCTCAACGCCGACAGCGGCATCGGCCACGACGGGGCCAGCTACGCTGAGAGCCTGACGGCTGAGATCATGACGTCGGCGCTGTCCAACCTCTGTCAGGCGGCAAACCCCAG ctcccCAGGAAGGGATGCCACTGAGTCGACGATGCCCCAGCAGCTCAGCGTGGGCGATGACAGCCTGGGCAGCTGGTCCAACCTGAGCTTTGAGGACGAGCACCCCGACGAGAACAGCAGCTTCCTTCACCTCAGTGACAG CAGCAATGGGAACAGCAGTAGCTGGAGCAGCCTTggcctggagggggaggtgtgtgagGACCACCTGTCCTTCTCCCCCTCGGACAG TGAATGTCCCGAGGAGCAGGAGACCGACGTCAAGGAGGAATCTAGTG GGACAGTGTGCGTGGACAGGCCTCAGCCGCCGGCCCCCAAGGccctgctggtgctggtgaACTCTGAGGTCATGGAACCGGGACATGAGCCCCAGGGGGCCGTGATCCTGGACCCCCAGGTGAGGTGCATGCTCCAGTGGGCTGCAGCCTCCATGGCCGAGTTGCCCCAGGTGCAGCTgggcacggagagagagatccagCAG CTCCAGGCGGTGGTCCAGCGGCTCCGGGAGCGGGAGTGCCGGGTGGGGGACCTGCTGCAGGCCCTGCTGCGCTACTGTGAAGAGGTCCAGGCCCGGAGCCAGTTGCCGGCGCCCTCCCACCCCAGGGAGACGCCCTCTCTGCCCCACCACGGCACGCCGCTCTTCCAGTGGCTCCTGGAGCACTTttag
- the akap11 gene encoding A-kinase anchor protein 11 isoform X2: MDACARIRGVPLRTRASIRKETVRDSGGQCVKSLLRTKKELCRVSVELQRGDALRLTEINFVCLPGLSEGKDASPQALSSLPVELCDLLRSLHVHSLRNDEVLLLKDSRRPAPGRDPATQCWLRVVCVLRHSPSSGPCPQAIIASLLGLLGRYAAGIRYALELQVLNRGSSESHQAEEDDTNQSVSSIEDDFVTALEHLEEEDAREAPSAAAAPYHHGTKRDVASQTIPAHKRKKDLAGSRVIIGSSAKRPASKLQCGPEVSITVQRPSAPDSQWTHYNPGTRLPEPAAAHYSESDDSDGSSPSPIIFLDEVGYQKSLLAKLDIPQVPGGPREPVEDSDSEVSEFFDSFDQFDDLDELSSDSCTLTLPLDLVNPSDPGQKKKKPSEINVGGSKYVSRGCSTKGRNLQRFDQPPLPANLKKPTPLKPGSPYSPNSEVPDSPRPVRTSCEEGPLFSPVSASAFSPLGDSGGSLEYFWKSEGDVSELRKPQDLCSLYKTYSDFASSLSREILGSVCGYQSPTDMSDNKNLSCVCHKEFQNPAGHLMKLSEIQEAVTVDKLQQRPQSLKDGIQRFATDLVEMSLGSALRDLQKGVSQCTTTLCHLAARLTSSVFQMAFHEIGMRRAIVLKERAISGLAGFLVGEAVSGALKEFLTVKKQIFNSTVSQFAADLAEELVFEGIMEVCQFSHPSTPLTPSDWSFGQGRGEAEEEDDDDEGEEVVCSYASDLSESVIQEAFIQLSQADVAFTSQAAISVSLDNVCYVSSDDTSTHTCSTVTGSQVCHADPAADGTPGPSGEDGVCTVKKALFTVSGMASCISVPQAGQALSLPTPSEETCQYKSALAPTSQTSPKRTVVTTASSDTTAATQTENYPQGPHSGPRGDASEGKSPFHHFSGNMVDMIVSEACELMTATKMKKSFGDCAEFFTKNIGSRRGSSSRPGSVSDDLPDSPLVQRAGQESFTYDGKDCGAVNQSGPPEQTSGTHIEPSQPKCASRGSGECIPGSSGGTGEMLPVTMDSLDLPGARTGVQRKTSIPREESTPSCVQKTTRTPGTPPSSPQQPTEVSKEKQIRQFSKKLKGKLAKEFSPATPPPTPRCLPEPGPGPADPSPEADKADFMVNLMRSLSEEAEGHGQEEEDEEEEQEEHGEGGPCAVHRGSAIGGTSRATARRMSNKEAFRYAERLACHIVSMATEMDTLIGAEKLEKEKEKEEDGSGSPEGVARRDSVAQFSEETLNSLWVYAGEVAGEVISDVKRLVNPGPQCPHHSALRRSSLDRPVPECHHHHHHPMASSPQYPISTATSSPGLSSQYPSCESVTDEYAGYLIRVLKKEGGSRELVLDQYASRLAYRSIKQGLTHAARKMKKKSSSARRLHSSRSLPEDWKAAGDEACQTRVGQSSVCTCPQDSEEQRQREYADLVHFSESLAYSITCDVTRKLCLPPALLPKSLTDSCIYRSPKLEDMAENLIRDAFSCPLLAEEDKGGQYHSTSSLSDGGYGAGVMQVIEHYARKIVEDTLEMGLSAAGHLGQENLRPPAHDRHAYADRLSEGACPHCTRPRAHHLHHCRHPGPRVRPKRGQECEGGAEHLLEIPKIQIDLDLRVAFAEEMVSVAMETAKRELSNTSLNADSGIGHDGASYAESLTAEIMTSALSNLCQAANPSSPGRDATESTMPQQLSVGDDSLGSWSNLSFEDEHPDENSSFLHLSDSNGNSSSWSSLGLEGEVCEDHLSFSPSDSECPEEQETDVKEESSGTVCVDRPQPPAPKALLVLVNSEVMEPGHEPQGAVILDPQVRCMLQWAAASMAELPQVQLGTEREIQQLQAVVQRLRERECRVGDLLQALLRYCEEVQARSQLPAPSHPRETPSLPHHGTPLFQWLLEHF, from the exons ATGGACGCCTGTGCCCGCATTCGAGGGGTGCCGCTGAGGACCAGAGCGTCCATTCGAAAAGAG ACGGTGCGCGACAGCGGGGGACAGTGTGTGAAGAGCCTTCTGAGGACCAAGAAAGAGCTGTGTCGTGTGAGTGTGGAGCTGCAGAGAGGAGACGCACTCAGGTTAACCGAG ATCAATTTTGTGTGTCTTCCTGGTCTCTCTGAAGGGAAGGATGCCTCTCCACAG GCTCTGTCCTCTCTGCCCGTGGAGCTGTGTGACCTGCTCCGCTCCCTCCACGTCCACAGCCTCCGCAACGACGAGGTGCTGCTGCTCAAGGACTCGCGCCGCCCGGCCCCGGGAAGGGACCCAGCCACTCAG TGCTGGCTCAGGGTGGTGTGCGTGCTGAGGCACAGTCCCAGCTCTGGGCCCTGTCCTCAGGCCATCATCGCCTCCCTCCTGGGCCTGCTGGGGCGCTATGCCGCCGGGATCCGCTACGCCCTGGAGCTGCAGGTCCTCAACAGGGGCTCGTCCGAGTCCCACCAGGCGGAGGAGGACGACACCAACCAGTCCGTCTCGTCCATCGAGGACGACTTTGTGACCGCGCTGGAgcatctggaggaggaggacgccaGAGAGGCCCCCT CTGCAGCCGCAGCTCCGTATCACCATGGCACAAAACGTGACGTCGCGTCCCAGACCATCCCGGCCcacaagagaaagaaagacctTGCGGGGTCGCGTGTGATCATCGGCTCCTCCGCCAAGCGGCCCGCCTCCAAGCTCCAGTGTGGGCCGGAGGTGTCCATCACGGTGCAGAGACCGTCAGCCCCCGACTCCCAGTGGACCCACTACAACCCGGGGACCCGCCTCCCGGAACCCGCCGCCGCCCACTACAGCGAGTCGGACGATTCCGATGgctccagccccagccccatCATCTTCCTGGATGAGGTGGGCTACCAAAAGAGTCTGCTGGCCAAGCTGGACATCCCCCAGGTGCCCGGCGGGCCCAGGGAGCCCGTGGAGGACTCTGACTCGGAAGTCAGCGAGTTCTTCGACAGTTTTGACCAATTCGATGACCTAGACGAGCTGAGCTCCGACAGCTGCACCCTCACCCTGCCTCTGGACCTCGTGAACCCCTCAGACCCGGGCCAGAAAAAGAAGAAGCCGTCCGAGATCAATGTAGGTGGCTCCAAATACGTGTCTCGAGGCTGCTCCACCAAGGGTAGGAACCTGCAGCGCTTTGACCAGCCCCCCCTTCCCGCCAATCTGAAAAAGCCTACACCTCTAAAACCCGGATCACCCTACTCCCCGAACTCTGAAGTGCCCGACTCCCCCCGTCCTGTGCGGACGTCCTGCGAGGAGGGTCCGCTTTTCAGCCCCGTTAGCGCCTCGGCCTTCAGCCCCCTGGGCGACTCCGGAGGTTCACTGGAGTACTTTTGGAAATCAGAGGGAGACGTCTCAGAGCTGCGCAAGCCCCAGGACCTTTGCTCGCTCTACAAGACCTACTCCGACTTCGCCAGCAGTCTGTCGAGGGAGATCCTGGGCTCGGTGTGCGGCTACCAGTCCCCGACGGACATGTCGGACAACAAGAACCTGAGCTGCGTCTGCCACAAGGAGTTCCAGAACCCCGCCGGCCACCTGATGAAGCTCTCCGAGATCCAGGAGGCCGTGACGGTGGACAAGCTGCAGCAGAGGCCTCAGTCCCTGAAGGACGGCATCCAGCGCTTCGCCACAGACCTGGTGGAAATGAGCTTGGGCAGCGCCCTGCGGGACCTCCAGAAGGGCGTGTCCCAGTGCACCACCACGCTCTGCCACCTGGCCGCCAGGCTCACCTCCTCCGTGTTCCAGATGGCCTTCCACGAGATCGGTATGCGCCGCGCCATCGTGCTGAAGGAGCGGGCCATCAGCGGCCTGGCCGGCTTCCTGGTCGGCGAGGCCGTGTCCGGGGCGCTCAAGGAGTTCCTGACGGTCAAAAAGCAGATCTTCAACAGCACGGTGTCCCAGTTTGCTGCAGACCTGGCCGAGGAACTGGTGTTTGAGGGCATCATGGAGGTGTGTCAGTTCTCCCACCCCTCGACCCCGCTCACCCCTAGTGACTGGTCCTTCGGCCAAGGGAGAGgcgaggcagaggaggaggacgatgacgacgaaggagaggaggtggtgtgCTCCTATGCTTCAGACCTGTCGGAGTCGGTCATACAGGAGGCTTTCATACAACTCTCCCAGGCTGACGTGGCCTTCACGAGCCAGGCAGCCATCAGTGTTTCTCTGGACAACGTCTGCTACGTCAGCTCCGAcgacaccagcacacacacctgcagtaCCGTCACCGGTTCGCAGGTGTGCCACGCCGACCCGGCCGCCGACGGGACCCCCGGCCCGTCAGGGGAGGACGGGGTGTGCACGGTGAAGAAAGCGCTGTTTACAGTGTCGGGCATGGCCAGCTGCATTTCTGTGCCACAGGCAGGCCAAGCCCTTTCCCTCCCCACGCCCTCCGAAGAGACGTGTCAGTATAAGTCAGCCCTGGCCCCCACGTCACAGACCAGCCCCAAGAGGACAGTTGTGACGACAGCCTCTTCagacaccaccgccgccacgcaGACTGAGAACTACCCTCAAGGACCCCACTCCGGTCCCCGGGGAGACGCCTCCGAAGGGAAGTCCCCTTTCCACCACTTCTCTGGCAACATGGTGGACATGATCGTCAGCGAGGCATGTGAGCTTATGACCGCTACCAAGATGAAAAAGAGTTTTGGTGACTGCGCAGAGTTTTTCACCAAGAATATAGGGAGCAGGAGAGGCTCCTCTTCTAGGCCTGGTTCGGTCAGCGACGATCTTCCTGACTCACCGCTGGTGCAGAGAGCTGGCCAGGAGAGCTTCACATACGACGGCAAGGACTGTGGGGCTGTGAATCAAAGCGGTCCCCCTGAACAGACGTCAGGAACACACATTGAGCCGTCTCAGCCAAAATGTGCaagcagaggtagtggggagtGTATCCCTGGTAGTAGTGGTGGGACAGGGGAGATGCTTCCTGTGACCATGGACTCTTTAGATTTGCCCGGAGCCAGGACAGGAGTCCAGAGGAAGACCTCCATCCCCAGGGAGGAGTCCACCCCAAGCTGCGTTCAGAAGACCACACGGACACCCGGAACCCCTCCTTCTAGCCCCCAGCAGCCCACCGAGGTGTCGAAGGAGAAACAGATCAGGCAGTTCTCCAAGAAATTAAAAGGCAAGCTGGCCAAGGAGTTCTCCCCAGCGACCCCACCACCTACCCCCCGCTGCCTACCGGAGCCCGGTCCTGGGCCGGCAGACCCTAGCCCCGAGGCAGACAAGGCCGACTTTATGGTGAATCTGATGCGGTCGCTGTCGGAGGAGGCTGAGGGCCacggacaggaggaagaggacgaggaggaagagcaagagGAACACGGAGAAGGCGGGCCTTGCGCCGTCCACCGAGGCTCGGCGATCGGAGGCACCTCAAGGGCGACTGCTCGCAGGATGTCCAACAAGGAGGCCTTCCGCTATGCCGAACGGCTTGCCTGTCACATTGTATCCATGGCGACGGAGATGGACACCCTGATTGGGGCTgagaagctggagaaggagaaggagaaagaggaggatggGTCAGGGAGCCCAGAGGGAGTTGCGAGGAGGGACAGCGTGGCTCAGTTCTCGGAGGAGACCCTCAACTCACTGTGGGTTTACGCCGGCGAGGTGGCGGGGGAAGTCATCAGTGACGTGAAGCGGTTGGTCAACCCAGGTCCGCAGTGTCCCCATCACAGCGCCCTGCGCAGAAGTAGCCTGGACAGGCCAGTCCCTGAgtgtcaccaccatcaccatcatccaaTGGCTTCCAGCCCCCAGTATCCCAtctccaccgccacctccagcCCAGGCTTGTCCTCCCAGTACCCCAGCTGCGAGAGCGTGACTGACGAGTATGCCGGCTACCTCATCAGGGTGCTGAAGAAGGAGGGAGGCAGCAGGGAACTCGTGCTGGACCAGTACGCCAGCCGCTTGGCCTACCGCTCCATCAAGCAAGGCCTGACCCACGCCGCCCgcaagatgaagaagaagtcTTCCAGCGCTCGTCGACTCCACTCGTCCAGGTCCCTACCGGAGGATTGGAAGGCAGCCGGGGATGAGGCGTGCCAGACAAGGGTCGGACAGAGCAGCGTGTGCACTTGCCCCCAGGACTCTGAGGAACAGCGTCAGCGGGAGTACGCCGACTTGGTCCACTTTTCGGAGTCGTTGGCGTACAGCATCACCTGCGACGTGACGCGGAAGCTGTGCCTGCCGCCCGCGCTCCTGCCCAAGTCTCTGACAGACTCCTGTATCTACAGAAGCCCCAAACTGGAGGACATGGCCGAGAATCTGATCAGAGACGCCTTctcctgccccctgctggccgaggAAGATAAGGGCGGGCAATACCACAGCACCAGCAGCCTGAGTGATGGGGGCTACGGCGCCGGGGTCATGCAGGTCATAGAGCACTATGCCAGGAAGATAGTGGAGGACACCCTGGAGATGGGTCTTTCTGCGGCCGGCCACTTGGGCCAGGAGAACCTGAGGCCCCCGGCTCACGACAGACACGCCTACGCGGACAGGCTGTCGGAGGGAGCCTGCCCCCACTGCACCAGGCCCAGGgcgcaccacctccaccactgtcGGCACCCGGGCCCCAGGGTGAGGCCCAAGCGGGGCCAGGAGTGCGAGGGCGGAGCGGAACACCTCCTGGAGATCCCCAAGATCCAGATCGACCTGGACCTCCGCGTGGCATTCGCCGAGGAGATGGTCTCCGTCGCCATGGAGACGGCCAAGCGGGAGCTGAGCAACACCAGCCTCAACGCCGACAGCGGCATCGGCCACGACGGGGCCAGCTACGCTGAGAGCCTGACGGCTGAGATCATGACGTCGGCGCTGTCCAACCTCTGTCAGGCGGCAAACCCCAG ctcccCAGGAAGGGATGCCACTGAGTCGACGATGCCCCAGCAGCTCAGCGTGGGCGATGACAGCCTGGGCAGCTGGTCCAACCTGAGCTTTGAGGACGAGCACCCCGACGAGAACAGCAGCTTCCTTCACCTCAGTGACAG CAATGGGAACAGCAGTAGCTGGAGCAGCCTTggcctggagggggaggtgtgtgagGACCACCTGTCCTTCTCCCCCTCGGACAG TGAATGTCCCGAGGAGCAGGAGACCGACGTCAAGGAGGAATCTAGTG GGACAGTGTGCGTGGACAGGCCTCAGCCGCCGGCCCCCAAGGccctgctggtgctggtgaACTCTGAGGTCATGGAACCGGGACATGAGCCCCAGGGGGCCGTGATCCTGGACCCCCAGGTGAGGTGCATGCTCCAGTGGGCTGCAGCCTCCATGGCCGAGTTGCCCCAGGTGCAGCTgggcacggagagagagatccagCAG CTCCAGGCGGTGGTCCAGCGGCTCCGGGAGCGGGAGTGCCGGGTGGGGGACCTGCTGCAGGCCCTGCTGCGCTACTGTGAAGAGGTCCAGGCCCGGAGCCAGTTGCCGGCGCCCTCCCACCCCAGGGAGACGCCCTCTCTGCCCCACCACGGCACGCCGCTCTTCCAGTGGCTCCTGGAGCACTTttag